In the Clavelina lepadiformis chromosome 8, kaClaLepa1.1, whole genome shotgun sequence genome, one interval contains:
- the LOC143468553 gene encoding glutathione S-transferase 1-like, whose product MPNYKLLYFNVKARGESIRLIFAEAGVEFEDKRVEPSEWPEIKPTTPFGRVPVLYIDDKPPLAQSGAIAAYLGREFGLDAGSSLADAYAHMLFDSFDDFGSILPYMEEDPVKREATVQELLEKQINPALDKMEKKFKAGGNDFLLGKKLTYVDLAFWNFCDVLSDFDKTFLTNFPTLDALCKRVAARPNIKKYVENRP is encoded by the exons ATGCCGAATTATAAACTTCTTTACTTCAATGTCAAAGCGAGGGGAGAATCAATTCGATTGATCTTTGCGGAGGCGGGAGTCGAGTTCGAAGACAAAAGAGTTGAACCAAGTGAATGGCCGGAAATTAAACCGA CGACACCATTCGGCCGAGTCCCGGTATTGTACATCGACGATAAACCACCACTTGCTCAGAGTGGCGCTATAGCAGCCTACCTTGGGCGTGAGTTCGGTTTGGACGCGGGAAGTTCGCTGGCGGACGCATATGCTCACATGTTGTTCGACAGCTTCGACGATTTCGGCTCAATCCTACCTTACATGGAAGAAGACCCAGTCAAAAGA GAAGCGACGGTCCAAGAATTGTTGGAGAAGCAAATCAACCCAGCTCTTGACAAAATGGAGAAAAAATTCAAGGCAGGAGGCAACGACTTCCTCCTTGGAAAG AAACTTACTTATGTCGATCTGGCATTTTGGAACTTCTGTGATGTCCTTTCCGACTTCGATAAAACCTTCTTGACCAATTTCCCGACCCTGGATGCTCTATGCAAGAGAGTTGCAGCGAGGCCTAATATCAAGAAATACGTGGAAAACAGACCCTAG
- the LOC143468549 gene encoding hematopoietic prostaglandin D synthase-like, whose translation MPNYKLVYFNSKGRAEVVRLMFAEAGVEFEDKRVQEEDWPQLKPTMPFGQLPVLYIDDKPPLPQSGAIERYVARELNFDGGSSLAFAYIDMVCNLLEDVGSKVPFMEKDEAKKAAGTKDALENHIYPAFDKIEKKFKEGGEEFLIAKRLTLADLAIFHFSDVARVIDANFITKYPTLDALCKRVAARPSIKKYLENRPKTPL comes from the exons atgccGAATTACAAACTTGTCTACTTCAATAGCAAGGGCAGGGCAGAGGTGGTGCGGTTGATGTTCGCTGAGGCGGGAGTTGAATTTGAAGACAAGCGGGTCCAGGAAGAAGATTGGCCGCAATTAAAACCGA CGATGCCCTTTGGTCAACTTCCGGTGTTATATATCGACGACAAACCGCCCCTTCCGCAAAGTGGCGCCATTGAGCGGTACGTGGCACGAGAGTTAAACTTTGACGGGGGGAGTTCCCTGGCGTTTGCTTACATAGACATGGTCTGCAACCTGCTGGAAGATGTCGGATCCAAAGTTCCTTTCATGGAGAAAGATGAAGCTAAAAAG GCGGCAGGTACCAAGGACGCGTTGGAGAATCACATCTACCCGGCCTTCGACAAGATTGAGAAGAAGTTCAAGGAGGGAGGCGAAGAATTCCTCATCGCAAAG AGACTGACTCTTGCTGACCTTGCAATCTTCCACTTCAGTGACGTTGCACGAGTGATCGACGCAAATTTCATAACGAAATACCCGACCTTGGACGCTCTATGCAAGAGAGTTGCAGCGAGGCCAAGTATCAAGAAATACCTGGAAAACAGACCCAAGACCCCGTTGTAA
- the LOC143468552 gene encoding glutathione S-transferase 1-like encodes MPKYRLMYFPIKGRAEVARLIFAQAGQEYEDLRISSSDWPAKKPETPFGQMPVLYIDDKPLPQSDAIVRYLAREFKLEGPDSMTTAYVDMLVMSMKEAVEKLPFMEKDEEKKKKAKEAAFEKIDFTFGKIEKKFKDSGKEFLFKELTYADLYLLQMSEAIGYFDKDLMKKFPSLDALIARVKNLPNIKNWLEKRPNTDF; translated from the exons ATGCCAAAATACAGATTGATGTATTTCCCCATCAAGGGCAGAGCAGAGGTCGCTCGTCTTATATTTGCTCAGGCGGGTCAGGAGTACGAGGACCTTCGAATCTCTTCCAGCGATTGGCCAGCAAAGAAGCCTG AAACTCCATTTGGCCAAATGCCTGTTCTTTACATCGATGACAAACCCCTGCCACAAAGTGACGCTATCGTGCGCTATCTTGCTCGGGAGTTTAAGCTGGAAGGTCCGGATTCGATGACGACAGCTTATGTTGACATGCTGGTGATGTCGATGAAGGAAGCGGTCGAGAAACTTCCTTTTATGGAGAAAGACGAAGAGAAGAAG AAAAAAGCAAAGGAAGCTGCTTTTGAGAAAATCGATTTCACTTTCGGCAAAAttgagaaaaagtttaaggattcgggaaaagaatttctCTTCAAG GAGCTCACATACGCCGACTTATACTTGCTTCAAATGTCGGAAGCGATCGGATATTTTGACAAGGATCTGATGAAGAAATTCCCGTCACTCGACGCCTTGATAGCCCGGGTCAAGAATTTGCCCAATATAAAGAATTGGCTCGAGAAGAGGCCAAACACTGATTTCTAG
- the LOC143468546 gene encoding hematopoietic prostaglandin D synthase-like, with product MPKYRLHYFDLRARGELLRLVFAEAGQDFDDKRISFPEWPKLKPTTPFGGVPVLEVDNQRMSQSLCIVRYLAREFKLTGDSNKHEFAADEVVTTMEEFLFKLPFMEQDQKKKMELVKEQLDTSDKAKFNLGRVLQTYESRIAKKGDYFVNNKFTYADLFIYHVSQTVKALDGKGMTSFPKLEAIAERVSQRPKIKKYLASRPSCPF from the exons atgcCAAAATACCGGCTTCATTATTTCGACCTTCGGGCCAGAGGGGAACTGCTTCGACTTGTGTTTGCGGAGGCCGGCCAAGATTTTGACGACAAACGCATCAGCTTCCCAGAATGGCCAAAATTGAAGCCAA CCACCCCCTTCGGCGGTGTTCCTGTTCTGGAAGTGGACAACCAGCGGATGAGTCAGAGTTTGTGCATCGTCCGCTACCTGGCGCGCGAGTTCAAGTTGACAGGAGACAGCAACAAGCACGAGTTTGCAGCCGATGAAGTGGTGACGACGATGGAGGAGTTTCTCTTCAAACTCCCCTTCATGGAGCAAGATCAAAAGAAAAAG ATGGAGTTGGTGAAAGAACAGCTGGATACAAGCGACAAAGCCAAGTTCAACCTGGGACGCGTCTTACAAACTTACGAGTCACGAATCGCCAAGAAAGGAGATTATTTCGTCAACAAT AAATTTACTTACGCCGACCTCTTCATATATCACGTGAGTCAAACCGTGAAAGCTTTGGATGGCAAAGGCATGACGTCATTCCCGAAACTGGAAGCGATTGCTGAACGCGTCTCACAGCGACCCAAGATCAAGAAATACCTGGCCAGCCGACCCAGCTGTCCATTTTAA
- the LOC143468517 gene encoding uncharacterized protein LOC143468517, which yields MQLVAFLILNLLHIPVLNAFTFGVELLGCYRIVDVRRQTITNAEGSSHWLGIEADNRDLKVIVCAAVAYERGMKIFAIQNQTCMVTLDGEIDHQKYEVRSCEARRWKLRIYRLISPVFVENLGCWADGRSRVDSAIPSLEGGSDFLDGRPGRRSDALLKCAFAAVEKGSTIFALQNGGRCHASMNANVTYAQYGETPQRCKSDGKGGKRANQVYKIVNHDLSLAGTKRLGCWADLAEPAIPNLDLDDDVIGDAKYRCYVTSLRRGFHVFALQNGGRCFASDRANETYFKYGPSDDCDEDGGGGVRANEVYEAGRMVFVKNLGCWRDIPNHTIPLVDEFPTYRSRRNPLYGCLNFAAQMGHSVFALQEGGLCATSENAEDVYKMHGTSEGCGPDGKGGALANQVYKIEGALD from the exons ATGCAGCTTGTAGCTTTCCTCATCCTGAACCTGCTTCACATCCCGGTGCTAAACGCCTTCACTTTCGGAG TCGAGTTGTTGGGATGTTATCGCATCGTGGATGTCCGGCGACAGACGATAACCAACGCAGAAGGTTCAAGTCACTGGTTAGGGATCGAAGCTGACAACAGGGACCTGAAAGTTATTGTTTGCGCCGCGGTAGCTTATGAACGCGGCATGAAAATATTCGCCATTCAG AACCAGACGTGTATGGTGACGTTAGATGGCGAGATCGATCATCAGAAGTATGAGGTCAGAAGCTGCGAGGCCAGAAGATGGAAGTTGCGGATCTATCGCCTCATTTCACCTGTCTTTG TTGAAAATCTCGGTTGCTGGGCGGACGGTAGAAGTCGAGTGGATTCGGCGATCCCGAGCTTGGAGGGAGGGTCCGACTTCCTGGATGGGAGACCGGGCAGGAGGAGCGATGCGCTCTTGAAGTGCGCTTTCGCAGCCGTCGAAAAGGGATCCACGATATTCGCGCTCCAg AACGGTGGTCGCTGTCACGCTTCAATGAATGCAAATGTGACGTATGCTCAGTACGGGGAAACCCCACAAAGGTGTAAAAGTGACGGAAAGGGGGGGAAGCGGGCCAACCAAGTTTATAAAATCG TAAACCATGATCTGTCGCTAGCTGGCACCAAACGACTGGGATGCTGGGCGGACCTAGCGGAGCCTGCAATTCCTAACCTGGACcttgatgatgacgtcattggtGACGCTAAGTACAGATGTTACGTCACCTCTTTGAGAAGAGGATTCCATGTTTTTGCTCTTCAA AATGGAGGACGTTGTTTCGCCTCCGACCGCGCGAACGAAACGTATTTCAAATACGGCCCATCTGACGATTGTGACGAAGATGGCGGTGGCGGGGTGAGAGCCAATGAAGTGTATGAAGCAG GGAGGATGGTTTTCGTGAAGAACTTGGGCTGCTGGAGGGACATCCCCAACCACACCATCCCGCTCGTCGATGAATTCCCAACTTACCGGTCGAGGAGAAACCCGTTGTACGGCTGTCTCAACTTTGCCGCACAGATGGGCCACAGTGTGTTCGCTTTGCAG GAGGGCGGTTTGTGCGCCACCTCAGAGAACGCCGAGGACGTTTACAAGATGCACGGCACCTCGGAGGGATGTGGCCCCGATGGGAAAGGGGGAGCACTCGCTAACCAAGTCTACAAGATAGAGGGCGCTCTAGATTAA
- the LOC143468482 gene encoding protein PTHB1-like: MSLFQVQEWWRCELSDVEECGSGSMCVANIDNSPDGIDKVIVGSYNGILHVYAPTKDVGKNPGQDVVLEINLSDPILQVLAGKFVSVSTDLHLAILHPRLLSVYQVTRSVDAGDQGCQYKMSKLYQHKLERSAANMIHGPFGGVKDQDFICVQSLDGALSIFEHESFTFTRFLPGFLLPGPLAYNVHTDSYITASSSYFLESYSYQVLAVASDADSKEDSQSVYTGKKIKADWTFNLGSYAFDVSVVNLQDRGPLIMVLCEHSLLCLESSGELVFMKKFEFAVSCFKCFPSPDGSKVHTILCTHSGQLQIYEQSKLLWAAKSGSLPVHLEIGRFLGTSGIIVMVDEGCRASCGYLGTMPTLFTLPRSMHRETDMARIDHELSSLNEKIQQQQQSNNGEIVSSKKDKEDLKIIFSVPSVLDKKSVAGQHVKINGDDLPSVTGQVILKVNRRITDIQVTTPVAPPLCSTIGSLHIQAVSEFEHSPSIRPSFFLNSYELPSTLEQELIVYYKPPSETPQVLSCFARLPLLLVAQPCEPIKKLEHKVTLESNKPCINLMELFPDFLCADSGPNCIGMQYFYGAKATILTSKSSNRYRIQCEEYVGLWLITDELVHRIHQKDGDVKISNEEQPSLEEYARLIDQHFRLRQMNEDLNMMMEQRARQYRTIQRRLLTRFKDKTPHSLNCLDTLLEGTHTQLLALADAVEEHKENMRRCSSHLSSASRLLVLLTRLWKDLSPEEEEDLASILHLAQTDNFSSSSGWEEIVDSSLTVLLKTTLSRSDGSMPTQPGSGILEIPQDTVKVKKHLAIFMDRLAKGSRLNVGIRRGDHPSKSSRTETNVSNPINRRKDSTTLNSQRVDAELDLYKEISDSSPPLPTDAGIRYPPQKMTQQLMNGDHDVDYETPLDERIRSMDVTDNVNSHFDDDITDILS, translated from the exons ATGTCTCTCTTCCAAGTCCAGGAATGGTGGCGATGCGAGCTTAGTGACGTCGAAGAATGTGGTTCTGGATCTATGTGCGTGGCCAATATTGATAATTCACCTGACGGCATTG ACAAAGTGATTGTAGGAAGCTATAACGGGATTCTTCATGTTTATGCCCCAACTAAAGATGTGGGAAAGAACCCTGGTCAAGACGTTGTTTTGGAAATCAATTTAAGCGACCCGATACTTCAAGTGTTAGCAGGAAAATTTGTGTC AGTCTCCACGGATCTTCATCTTGCCATTCTCCATCCACGATTGCTGTCAGTTTACCAGGTGACACGATCAGTGGATGCAGGAGACCAGGGATGCCAGTACAAGATGAGCAAACTCTACCAACATAAACTGGAGCGCTCCGCAGCGAACATGATCCACGGACCATTCGGAGGAGTAAAAG ATCAAGATTTCATTTGCGTACAGTCACTAGATGGAGCCTTATCCATCTTTGAACATGAGAGTTTTACGTTTACTCGTTTTCTTCCTGGATTCTTACTGCCGGGTCCTCTCGCTTACAACGTGCATACTGACTCTTACATCACAGCATCATCGAGCTATTTTCTAGAATCATACAG TTACCAAGTTCTAGCCGTCGCATCTGATGCCGACTCCAAAGAAGACAGTCAAAGTGTTTACACCgggaaaaaaataaaa GCAGATTGGACGTTTAATCTCGGCAGTTATGCATTTGATGTCTCTGTCGTCAACCTTCAAGATCGAGGTCCATTGATTATGGTGCTTT GTGAACACTCATTGTTGTGCCTGGAGAGCTCCGGAGAACttgttttcatgaaaaaatttgaatttgccGTGTCATGCTTCAAATGTTTTCCTTCACCGGATGGCAGCAAAGTGCACACCATCCTCTGCACTCACTCTGGCCAGCTCCAGATCTACGAGCAATCCAAGCTGTTGTGGGCAGCGAAGAGTGGATCGCTTCCTGTGCATCTTGAGATTGGAAGATTTCT AGGCACCTCGGGTATCATAGTGATGGTGGATGAAGGATGCCGCGCGTCGTGTGGTTACCTTGGAACCATGCCAACTCTCTTCACTCTTCCTCGTTCCATGCATCGCGAGACGGACATGGCCAGGATCGATCACGAGCTTTCATCTCTCAATGAGAAGAtccagcaacaacaacaatccAACAATG GGGAAATTGTGTCCAGTAAGAAAGATAAAGAAGacctgaaaataattttcagtgTTCCAAGCGTGCTGGATAAGAAATCG GTTGCTGGTCAACATGTGAAGATTAACGGAGACGATCTGCCATCTGTGACTGGCCAG GTCATACTTAAAGTAAATCGACGAATCACCGACATCCAAGTCACAACCCCGGTGGCTCCCCCGTTGTGTTCTACCATCGGGTCTCTTCACATCCAGGCCGTGT CCGAGTTCGAGCACTCACCAAGCATCCGGCCTTCATTCTTCCTAAACAGCTATGAGCTCCCATCTACGTTGGAGCAGGAACTCATCGTATATTACAAACCACCATCAG AGACTCCTCAAGTGCTTTCATGTTTCGCCCGTCTTCCCCTCCTGCTCGTCGCCCAACCTtgtgaaccaataaaaaaacTCGAGCATAAAGTGACTCTGGAGTCGAACAAGCCGTGCATAAACCTAATGGAGTTGTTTCCTG ATTTTCTCTGCGCCGACAGTGGACCAAATTGCATAGGGATGCAATATTTCTATGGAGCGAAGGCAACTATACTCACATCAAAATCTTCAA ATCGATACAGGATCCAGTGTGAGGAATATGTCGGTTTGTGGCTGATCACAGATGAGCTGGTCCACAGGATCCATCAGAAAGACGGAGATGTCAAAATTTCAAACGAAGAGCAACCATCGTTGGAGGAATATGCCCGCCTGATCGACCAACACTTCAGA CTCCGGCAGATGAACGAGGATCTTAATATGATGATGGAGCAGCGAGCACGTCAGTACCGCACCATCCAGAGGAGACTCCTGACCAGGTTCAAGGACAAGACTCCTCATTCCCTCAACTGCCTCGACACACTCCTGGAGGGAACGCACACACAG CTCCTAGCGCTTGCGGATGCGGTAGAAGAGCACAAAGAGAACATGAGAAGGTGTTCCTCCCATTTGAGCTCTGCATCGAGGCTTCTTGTCCTCCTCACCAGGCTATGGAAAGATCTCTCTccagaagaagaagaagactTGGCATCTATCCTCCATCTTGCTCAGACCGACAACTTTAGCTCCTCATCA GGTTGGGAGGAAATTGTCGATTCGTCGTTGACAGTTTTGCTGAAGACAACCTTGTCACGGTCGGATGGTTCTATGCCGACCCAGCCCGGGTCTGGAATCCTGGAAATCCCACAAGATACCGTGAAG GTAAAGAAACATCTCGCCATATTCATGGACAGACTTGCCAAAGGAAGCAGGCTTAATGTTGGTATCAGAAGAGGGGATCACCCTTCCAAGTCATCAAGAACGGAGACGAATG TTTCTAATCCAATCAACCGTCGCAAGGATTCGACGACTCTGAACTCCCAGAGAGTGGATGCAGAGTTGGACTTATACAAAGAGATATCAGA TTCAAGCCCTCCACTCCCCACAGATGCTGGGATCCGCTACCCCCCACAAAAGATGACGCAACAACTCATGAATG GTGATCATGACGTTGACTACGAGACCCCCCTCGATGAAAGAATTCGCTCCATGGACGTCACCGACAACGTAAACTCCCACTTTGATGACGACATCACTGATATATTGTCGTAG
- the LOC143468476 gene encoding exportin-6-like produces MASDEILIGLERFLTEFFHPSTNNHRKHEIEEQLTRFGNQTGAWKHCLHILTHTRNEYVLMYCLSVLENLVNKMWVGCDPNCKAAIRTNLNQILLHHHKELPMFISHKLVKVIVDIGRVDWPMFYPTFFTSLLHLASAGTQDHGDTRALGLAALRIASEELAAPREDISAHRKEELKKLLLLQVPDILSVVTGSLKEEWSNSFKNFLHPSMSTPPPSPGSSHTNLFDIFSTPSEEMLSSSSSTSIEISQNSSSIMIQALECLCHLFSWIPLSTNISNDLLSTIFQYASLGTHSNLTTPGSTSLSTLGCHAMTCINELLTKNCIPSNFEDYLLRIFRQTFHILQQLTKTDNPRDTLERLDENYLGKFIEFLRLFVSSHFSRIESNSSFPLVHFFTLLFKFTFNQPSHEHYLNCLDIWEIFVDYVVTKVEQSKDHLQTKALLDRYKDGLIVYATAIIQHVQFRCNREHLEELDNSMSDDNGHTEWQNYLIENLEILAKICNLFPKEMMSVLYPILEETSTVYVETEWGMVSPSSGEQDIMRLHCSLKDLATVLQAFGRVSDLFLTEFFHERFDNALAVIEKFLNIALYGSRMNFYELSSRLPSTLCADVTEVHAEVLAALQPYTHWLSQLYSEAQHAGHSQAQLSQLLNAYVDAIVPVFSKQLPDKVALSAAHTLFSVATTIRATFLSQSTVIEKLFSDVTNGSCNKLQTRTQHLIFKALSNLLLFPWPNTPESEQKWEAREKGHSEFIKSLLVDFLSLTDNVARLQTDKDMKERAKPVIHRALLIVIDLVEAISEEVVKTRQLCYNSVKESITLSMELFPIYIDHPDTTEVVMSLFLSVFGALRRQMGVDLIARTIQSFISKFSHDQLEQTILHENVAGVRVVEKLLKILRMVIDDPGNAFKSFTPSIIVFAVQQIHPIVSQRPSPDVKGALFDLLHHLLLRRHRYFFPSPVLASMLTDGTMSGKGGTIAHKPQFLAIMSAYGNSFLQPDIAVFKQNLEALEDLNTKQKIYVKLHHILTQEGVLFQFVNVLIQALVLKSHDLLQDDVCTVVYNMSSVDFNFFHSHFIQQFLHNSHGVTQDQKNTLYQAFKQDTDLPSFTSNLRRFVNDLRYYRLCNSSLPEGTVNF; encoded by the exons ATG GCATCGGACGAGATCTTAATTGGGTTGGAAAGGTTTTTAACAGAATTTTTTCATCCTTCAACAAATAATCATCGCAAGCATGAAATAG AGGAACAGTTGACCAGGTTCGGTAATCAGACCGGTGCGTGGAAGCATTGTTTGCACATCCTTACCCACACAAGGAATGAATATGTCTTGATGTACTGCCTTTCAGTACTGGAG AATCTTGTCAATAAGATGTGGGTTGGCTGCGATCCAAACTGTAAAGCTGCGATTCGAACGAACCTCAACCAAATTCTTCTCCATCACCACAAA GAGCTGCCGATGTTCATCTCACACAAACTGGTCAAGGTGATCGTGGACATTGGTCGGGTCGATTGGCCGATGTTTTACCCGACCTTCTTCACCAGCCTGCTGCATCTTGCAAGTGCCGGGACACAGGATCACGGCGATACAAGAGCTCTTGGACTCGCTGCTCTCAGGATTGCATCGGAGGAGTTGGCTGCTCCAAGAGAAGACATCTCGGCTCATCGAAAGGAGGAATTAAAGAAATTGCTCCTGCTCCAAGTTCCTGACATCCTGTCAGTTGTTACAG GTTCACTCAAGGAAGAGTGGAGCAATTCTTTCAAGAATTTTCTTCATCCTTCCATGTCCACTCCTCCACCATCCCCGGGATCAAGTCACACAAACTTGTTTGACATATTCTCCACTCCATCCGAGGAAATGTTGTCATCCTCGTCATCCACATCCATAGAAATCTCACAGAATTCCTCATCGATTATGATCCAAGCACTCGAGTGTCTCTGCCACCTGTTCAG TTGGATCCCGCTGTCGACAAATATCTCAAACGACCTGCTCAGCACAATATTCCAGTATGCAAGCCTGGGTACCCACAGCAACCTGACCACACCCGG ATCAACTTCGCTCTCCACGCTGGGATGCCACGCAATGACGTGCATCAACGAGCTGCTCACCAAGAACTGCATCCCGTCAAACTTTGAGGACTATCTCCTCCG GATTTTTCGTCAAACTTTCCACATTCTGCAGCAACTGACCAAGACTGACAACCCTCGTGATACGCTTGAGCGCCTCGATGAAAA TTATCTCGGGAAATTTATCGAATTTCTTCGCCTGTTCGTCAGTTCCCATTTTAGCCGGATCGAGTCCAATTCAAGTTTTCCCCTGGTCCACTTTTTCACTCTTCTGTTCAAATTTACGTTCAACCAG CCCTCTCATGAACATTACCTCAATTGCTTGGATATATGGGAAATCTTTGTTGACTACGTTGTTACTAAAGTGGAGCAGAGCAAGGACCATTTGCAGACAAAAGCTCTCCTTGACAG GTATAAGGATGGGCTGATCGTGTATGCGACGGCCATCATACAACATGTCCAGTTCCGCTGCAATCGTGAACACTTGGAAGAGCTCGACAATTCAATGAGCGATGATAAC GGTCATACGGAATGGCAGAATTATTTGATCGAGAATCTGGAAATTCTTGCCAAGATTTGCAACCTCTTCCCGAAAGAAATGATGAGTGTCCTG TATCCGATTCTAGAGGAGACATCGACGGTTTATGTTGAAACAGAGTGGGGTATGGTGTCTCCCTCTAGCGGTGAGCAAGACATCATGAGACTTCACTGTTCGTTGAAGGATCTAGCCACTGTGCTGCAA GCATTTGGCAGAGTGTCTGATCTGTTCCTCACAGAGTTTTTTCACGAACGTTTCGACAATGCACTGGCAGTTATTGAGAA GTTCCTTAACATTGCCTTATATGGAAGCAGGATGAATTTTTATGAGCTCAGTTCAAGACTTCCTTCAACTTTATGTGCCGATGTCACAGAAGT GCATGCTGAGGTGTTGGCAGCCTTGCAGCCCTACACCCACTGGCTGTCTCAGTTGTACAGCGAGGCCCAACATGCCGGCCATTCCCAAGCACAACTCTCCCAACTCCTCAACGCATACGTCGACGCCATTGTACCAGTGTTTAGCAAACAg CTCCCAGACAAAGTGGCTCTATCTGCGGCACATACTCTGTTCTCGGTGGCAACCACGATTCGTGCAACTTTTCTTTCACAATCCACCGTGATCGAGAAATTGTTCAGTGATGTCACGAATGGCTCGTGCAACAAACTACAAACCCGG ACCCAGCACCTGATCTTCAAGGCTCTCTCAAATCTTCTTCTTTTTCCGTGGCCGAACACTCCGGAGAGCGAGCAGAAGTGGGAGGCGAGGGAGAAGGGTCACTCCGAGTTCATAAAATCTCTCCTCGTAGATTTCCTCTCTCTCACCGACAATGTTGCTCGTCTTCAGACGGACAAGGACATGAAAGAGAGAG CAAAACCTGTGATCCATCGAGCTCTGCTCATCGTTATCGATTTGGTGGAAGCGATTTCGGAGGAAGTTGTGAAGACGAGACAACTTTGTTACAACTCGGTCAAGGAATCCATCACCCTGTCCATGGAGTTGTTTCCAATCTACATCGACCACCCTG ACACGACCGAGGTGGTCATGTCGCTGTTCCTCAGCGTATTTGGGGCTCTGAGACGTCAAATGGGAGTGGACTTGATCGCTCGAACCATTCAGTCGTTCATCAGCAAATTTTCCCACGATCAACTCGAGCAAACGATTCTTCACGAGAACGTGGCCGGAGTGAGGGTTGTGGAGAA ATTGTTGAAAATTCTGAGAATGGTGATTGACGATCCCGGGAATGCTTTTAAGTCTTTTACTCCGAGTATAATTGTCTTCGCGGTTCAACAGATTCATCCAATAGTGAGCCAG AGACCTTCTCCTGATGTGAAGGGCGCTCTATTTGACTTGCTGCATCATCTGTTGCTACGGCGACATCGTTACTTTTTTCCGAGCCCGGTCCTGGCTTCAATGCTGACCGACGGCACGATGAGTGGCAAGGGGGGGACAATCGCCCACAAACCTCAGTTCCTTGCCATTATGTCT GCTTATGGAAATTCGTTCTTGCAGCCGGACATTGCAGTGTTCAAACAAAATCTTGAAGCTTTGGAAGACTTGAACACAAAACAGAAGATATACGTCAAG CTTCATCATATTCTCACGCAAGAAGGAGTCTTGTTCCAGTTTGTCAACGTTTTGATTCAAGCCCTGGTCTTAAAAAGTCACGACTTGCTGcag GACGATGTTTGCACGGTGGTGTACAACATGTCAAGTGTTGACTTCAACTTCTTCCACTCTCACTTCATTCAGCAATTTCTTCACAATTCTCACGGAGTCACCCAAGACCAGAAAAATACTTTATATCAAGCGTTTAAGCAAGATACA GACCTGCCTTCGTTCACAAGCAATCTGAGGAGATTCGTCAACGACCTGAGATATTACAGATTGTGCAATTCTAGCTTACCCGAGGGAACTGTCAATTTCTGA
- the LOC143468545 gene encoding putative maleylacetoacetate isomerase 2 → MALKLYSYWRSSCSWRVRVCLALKKQEYEYIPIHLVKDGGEQRKESFRNVNPMAQVPTFVHGDVIISQSMAIMDYIDNKFEGYSLLPKDLALRAKVKEICEIICSGIQPIQNLSVLQKIGEANKMEWAHHWIQSGFDSLEKVLQKSSGKYCVGDDITMADACLVPQVYNANRFKVDMSKYPNISRIEKSLAEQPAFIKAHPDNQPDCPQK, encoded by the coding sequence ATGGCATTGAAGTTGTACTCGTACTGGAGAAGCTCGTGTAGCTGGAGAGTTAGAGTCTGTCTTGCGCTCAAGAAGCAAGAATATGAATACATCCCGATTCATCTTGTCAAAGATGGCGGAGAGCAAAGAAAGGAAAGTTTTCGAAATGTGAACCCGATGGCCCAGGTCCCTACATTTGTTCAtggtgatgtcataataagcCAATCAATGGCAATAATGGATTACATTGACAACAAATTTGAAGGATATTCGCTTTTACCAAAAGATTTGGCTCTTCGAGCAAAAGTGAAagaaatttgtgaaataattTGTTCTGGAATCCAACCGATACAAAACTTGAGCGTTTTGCAAAAGATTGgtgaagcaaacaaaatggaGTGGGCTCATCACTGGATCCAATCAGGGTTCGACAGCCtggaaaaagttttgcaaaaatctaGCGGAAAGTATTGCGTCggtgatgacatcacaatggccGATGCTTGTTTGGTTCCTCAGGTGTACAACGCAAATCGTTTTAAAGTGGACATGTCCAAATATCCCAACATTTCAAGAATTGAAAAATCTTTAGCTGAACAACCTGCTTTCATAAAAGCTCACCCAGACAATCAACCAGACTGTcctcaaaaataa